The Thermococcus peptonophilus genomic sequence CTCAACACCGTCCTGTATCCTCTCGGTCCGGAGTATCTTAATCGGACCGATTAGCCCCGTGTTCGGTAGGTGGGTTCCACCGCAGGCCTGGACGTCCCAGTCTTCTATCTTGAGAACCCTGATGACCCTTCCAGGGACGACACCGCCCTGGTACAGGCGGAAGCCGTACTTCATCTCCGCTTCGGTCCTCGGGAGCCACTCCCATGTAACCTTCCTGTTCTCCATAACGACCCTGTTGGCGAGCCTCTCAATCTCCCTGAGCTCCTCCTCGGTTATCCTCTTGTAGTGGCTGATGTCGAGCCTGGCCCAGTCGGTGTGGAGCTGGCTTCCAGCCTGCCAGACGTGCTTTCCTAATACGCGAACAAGCGCTCCCATAAGGACGTGGGTCCCCGTGTGGTGACGCATGTGCTGTATCCTCCTGTCCCAGTCGAGCCTCCCGTGGACGGTGGCACCTTCCTTGAAGAGCTCCGGCTTCTCAACCTTATGGAGAATGACCTTTCCGACCTTCTGGACGTTCGTGACCTTGACCTCTTTGCCGTTCACCACTAAAACGCCAGTGTCGTAGGGCTGACCGCCGCCCTCCGGATAGAACGCCGTCTGGTCGAGGACAACCCAGTCGTCTATGACCTTCAGGACTTTCGCGTCGAATTCTTTCATGAACGGGTCTTCGTAGTAGAGCGTTCTCGTCTCGGGCAGGTCTTTCACAAGCTCAAAGTCCACGACGTATTCCGCTGCTTCCTTCTTCTCGGTCTGCTTTTCGGCTTCCTTCGCGACCAGGGTGTAGAAATTATCCGGGATGTGGACCTTTATGCCTTCCTTCTCAGCTACCTCTGCAACTATCTCCGGGGTGAGGCCGTGGCTCTCGTAGAACAGGATGAGCTTCTCCAGCGGGAGCTCGTCGATGCCCTTCTTCTTGAGCTTGGCTATCTCCCTCTTCACGAGGTCGCTTCCGCGCCTGAGGGTATCTGCGTAGCGCTTCTCCTCGACATTGATTATGTCGAGGATTACATCCTCCATCTCCTTGAACTCGGGGAAGGTCGGTGAGAGCTCCTTTATGTGCATCGCCACTATCTCAGCGAGCGGAATCTCAAGGCCGAGCTCGCGGAGGTGCCTTATGCTCTTCCTTATCAGCAGGCGCGCCAGGTAACCCGCTTTCACGTTGGACGGGATAACTCCGTCGGCGAGCATGAAGGTAAGGGCTTTCGTGTGGTCTGCTATAGCATAGATCAGCTCGTAGGGTCTAACGGCCTTCTCAAGCTCCTCGACGCTTATGCCGACGCGCTTGGCAACCTGCTCTCTAAGATAGCGCAGGTCTCCCATGTCCTCGATGTCGAACATTCCAGCCAGCCTGGAGTTCTCCATCAAGATGCGCTCGTCTATCTTCTCAACTCCGGCCATCTTCTTGAGCGGCTCAATGACGTAGCCAAGAACCGCATCATAAGCCGTTGGGGTTCCGTGGCTCATCCAGACGAGCCTCTCAAGGCCGTAGCCGGTGTCAACTACACGCGTCTCCATCGGGACGTAGTAATCTCCCTTTATCTCAACGACCTGGCTCGGGTCGGCGTTGGCAGGGGCCTTCTTGTACTGCATGAAGACGAGCGTTGCCACCTCAAGGCCGCGGTAGAGCACCTCGAAGGCCGGCCCGGCGTTTCCACCGCCAGCCCAGGGGTTCTCCTTGAAGGTTATGTCCTCGGGCTTCATCTTCAGCTCCTTGGTGAAGAACTCGAAGGCCAGCTCGACAGTCTCGTCCATCCAGTATACCGGCTTGCCGGGGTAGTTGAAAGCATG encodes the following:
- the alaS gene encoding alanine--tRNA ligase — its product is MSMDMTTRMFKEEGWIRKTCKVCGKHFWTLDPDRETCGDPPCDEYQFIGKPGIPKKYTLDEMREKFLSFFEKHGHGRVKRYPVLPRWRDDVLLVGASIMDFQPWVISGEADPPANPLTISQPSIRFTDIDNVGITGRHFTIFEMMAHHAFNYPGKPVYWMDETVELAFEFFTKELKMKPEDITFKENPWAGGGNAGPAFEVLYRGLEVATLVFMQYKKAPANADPSQVVEIKGDYYVPMETRVVDTGYGLERLVWMSHGTPTAYDAVLGYVIEPLKKMAGVEKIDERILMENSRLAGMFDIEDMGDLRYLREQVAKRVGISVEELEKAVRPYELIYAIADHTKALTFMLADGVIPSNVKAGYLARLLIRKSIRHLRELGLEIPLAEIVAMHIKELSPTFPEFKEMEDVILDIINVEEKRYADTLRRGSDLVKREIAKLKKKGIDELPLEKLILFYESHGLTPEIVAEVAEKEGIKVHIPDNFYTLVAKEAEKQTEKKEAAEYVVDFELVKDLPETRTLYYEDPFMKEFDAKVLKVIDDWVVLDQTAFYPEGGGQPYDTGVLVVNGKEVKVTNVQKVGKVILHKVEKPELFKEGATVHGRLDWDRRIQHMRHHTGTHVLMGALVRVLGKHVWQAGSQLHTDWARLDISHYKRITEEELREIERLANRVVMENRKVTWEWLPRTEAEMKYGFRLYQGGVVPGRVIRVLKIEDWDVQACGGTHLPNTGLIGPIKILRTERIQDGVERIIFAAGEAAINWMQETERLLKRTAEIFRVPPEKVPETAERFFNEWKEARKEVEKLRKELAKLLVYELREKVEKVGNVEFIGAVVEGTIDDLREAANRLRKDNRVVVLISREGHFVVAVGDGLDLKAGELAKVITSVAGGGGGGRKELAQGRIKNPLKAEEAIEEVKKRLG